A region from the Candidatus Cloacimonadota bacterium genome encodes:
- a CDS encoding YgeY family selenium metabolism-linked hydrolase — translation MYKEIFEKAKAYEQVTTRFLMDMVRIPAFSTKEKEVIDCIKKEMESAGFDEVFVDPLGNVIGRIGNGPKVIAFDAHIDTVYPGDRSLWDFDPFDAHIKDGKVWGRGTVDQEGGMASMVTAGRIIKDLGLQEGFTIFFTGTVMEEDCDGLCWQYIIKEDKITPEMVVITEPTNMNIYRGHRGRMEMQVHVKGLSCHGSAPERGDNAIYKISRIALEIEKLHERLHYDEFLGKGSVTVTEVYFTGPSQCAVPDSARIHLDRRLTWGETKDSAVAEVQEACRLAGHPDARIEVLMYEEAAYTGLVYPTEKYFPTWVTPVDSVWVKAAEAAYENTLSRKPKVDKWTFSTNGVAIAGMHKIPCIGLGPGNEVYAHAPNEATPIEHLTEAAAFYAALIHQLGK, via the coding sequence ATGTATAAAGAGATTTTTGAAAAAGCAAAGGCTTATGAACAGGTTACCACTCGCTTCTTAATGGATATGGTGCGTATACCTGCATTTTCCACAAAAGAAAAGGAAGTAATAGATTGCATCAAAAAAGAGATGGAATCTGCGGGCTTTGATGAAGTATTTGTGGATCCTTTAGGTAATGTAATTGGCCGTATTGGTAACGGCCCCAAAGTTATTGCCTTCGATGCTCATATCGATACTGTATACCCCGGCGACCGTTCGCTATGGGATTTTGATCCTTTCGATGCCCACATAAAAGATGGCAAAGTTTGGGGCAGGGGTACCGTAGATCAAGAAGGTGGAATGGCAAGCATGGTAACCGCCGGTCGCATCATTAAGGATCTGGGATTGCAAGAAGGATTTACCATATTCTTTACTGGAACAGTGATGGAAGAGGATTGTGATGGGCTTTGCTGGCAATACATCATCAAAGAAGATAAAATCACACCGGAGATGGTAGTTATTACCGAACCTACCAATATGAATATATATCGTGGACATCGTGGTAGAATGGAAATGCAGGTTCACGTGAAAGGGCTTTCATGTCATGGAAGTGCGCCAGAGCGTGGCGATAACGCCATTTATAAGATATCTCGAATTGCTTTGGAAATTGAAAAGCTACATGAACGCTTGCATTATGATGAGTTTCTGGGGAAAGGCTCTGTAACGGTAACCGAAGTATATTTTACAGGACCTTCACAATGCGCTGTTCCCGATAGTGCACGCATTCATTTGGATCGACGCCTAACTTGGGGTGAAACCAAAGACAGTGCGGTAGCGGAAGTTCAGGAAGCTTGCCGTTTAGCAGGACATCCGGATGCCAGGATTGAAGTACTAATGTATGAAGAAGCTGCATATACAGGTTTGGTGTATCCTACCGAGAAATACTTCCCTACGTGGGTAACTCCAGTAGATTCAGTTTGGGTGAAAGCCGCCGAAGCAGCCTATGAAAACACTCTATCCCGCAAACCAAAAGTAGATAAATGGACTTTCTCTACCAATGGAGTGGCAATAGCGGGGATGCATAAGATCCCTTGTATCGGTTTGGGACCCGGAAACGAAGTGTATGCCCATGCTCCCAATGAGGCAACACCCATCGAACACCTAACAGAAGCGGCTGCATTTTATGCTGCCCTAATCCATCAATTGGGAAAATGA